The DNA window CTTTCCGCGGTCAGGAGAAAACCTACCTGAACCACTGGGTCTTCCAAAACCCCCTTCTCTTTGTGGTCGGGGTTCTCTTGGAGTATAAGGCTGGGAGCCTTCAGGCGCCTCTACTAATGCTTTCATAGAAAGACTTATCTTGCCATCCATCCCTGTTTCTAAAACCTTTACTTTAACTACCTGCCCCTCTGATACAACATCGGATGGGTGAGAAACAAAATTGTGCGCCATTTCGCTAATGTGGAGTAGACCCTCTTTCCCAGGAACCAGCTCCACAAAAGCGCCAAAATCCACAATTCGCATAACTTTTCCATCGTAAATCTCGCCAGCTTTTATCTCTTTGACCAAATTCTCCACTATAGCTTTGGCCTTATCCAACGATTCTTGGTCTTTGGCGGCAATATTTACCACACCCTTGTCATCTTTTTCCTCAATATCCACAGTGGCGCCCGATTTTTCCATAATTTCTCTTATTGTTTTGCCTCCGCCACCAATAACAAGCCCAATTTGATCTTTTTTAACAAAAATCTGAATAACTTTTGGCGCATGTTTGCTCAACGCACTTCTTGGAGATTTGATCTCCGCTTCAATTACATCTAAAATCTTAAGCCGTGCAACTTTTGACTTTTCCATAATCTCACTGAATAAAACCAAAGGGATCCCCGGTAACTTAATGTCCATCTGAATTGCAGTTATCCCCTCACGGGTCCCCGCCATTTTAAAGTCCATGTAGCCATAAAAGTCCTCAAAGTTGGCGATATCGGTTAAAACCACATATCTGCTTTCATCTTTATCCGCCATAAGCCCCATGGCAATACCAGCAACCGGAGCTTTGATTGGAATTCCCGCGTCCATTAACGCCAGTGTTGATCCGCAGGTTGCCGCCATAGAGGACGACCCTTGTTGCGAGAGAATCTCAGAAACAAGTCTGATGGTGTAAGGAAATTCGTCCTTAGAAGGAATAACTGGAAGTAGCGCTTTTTCGGCCAGCGCGCCGTGCCCTACTTCGCGTCTTCCGGGATTGCCTATATTGCCAATCTCCCCAAGAGAAAAAGCCGGACCATTGTAATGATGCATGTACCTTTTAGTTTCTTCACCAAACATATTTTGAATCAGTTGCTCCAAAGAGGCCGATCCTAAAGTTGCCACAGTTAAGGATTGAGTTAAACCTCGCATAAAAAGACCCGATCCGTGAGTTCGTGGCAACACCCCAACCTGGCAAGAAATTGCTCTTACTTCGTCTAATGCCCTGCCATCGGGTCTTTTACCCTCGTCAACAATTAAATGACGGGTAACCTCTTTTTCCAATTCAAAAAGGGCTCTTTTCATATCCGATTTTGTATACTTTCCTTCTAATGCTTTAAACATTTTTTCTTCCATCTGCGTTGTGGCATCAACTCTATCGATCCATGTGGAAACTACAGCCTTTTTAACATCTTCTAAAACCAACTCTCGCGCCGAACTTAGCAGTTTTTCATCCAGCGTTTTGGATTTATAGGTCATTTTTTTAACTTCTAATTCCTTGGCAAATTCCTCTATAAACGAAATCGTAGGTTGGACGCTTTTAAAACCAAAATCCAAGGCGCCTAAAATTTTATCCTCGGGAACTATTTTGGCGCTGGCTTCCACAGCCAAAACTCTATCTTTTAGGGCAGACATGATCATATCCAATTCCAGACCATTTTTTTCGGTCATCGGAGGGTTGGCAACAAAATTCCCACCGACCATTCCCACTCTAGTTGTGGCAAAAGGGCCATTAAAAGGGATATCGGATGCCGAAAGGGCGGCGCTTACCGCTGTCATAGCAACAATATCCGGATTGTTTACCCCATCATGAGATAAAACTGTAACCACAACTTGGGTGTCATACATAAAATCTTTAGGAAAGAGCGGTCTTATGGCGTGATCAATTAATCTTCCGCTAATTACGGCATCGTCCGAGGGTCTGCCTTCTCTTTTAATAAAACGAGAAGTTTTGATAAAACCACCGGCATAAAGTTTTTCCTCGTAGTCAACCCTTAATGGAAAAAAATCAGTTTCCAGTTTAGGTTCGTTACAAACAACCGTAGCTAAAACTACAGTTTCACCAACAGTTGCTAAAATTGCCATGTTGGCTTGGGGAGCAAGAACTCCAGTTTCTAATGTTACAGAGACACCGTTTACAACGGTTTGTTTTTTGAGAATTTTGTTCATTTTGATTTATACAATTTACTAATATTTAATACTTAATACGCTTAAAACAAGATTGGAGAAATATTCCAACTCACTTCTTGAGGTTGAGGAGTTTTAACAGACCCTCGTACCTTTCTTGAGACTTTTTGGACAAATACATAAGCAGGCGTCTTCTTTTATTGACCATCTGGAGGAGTCCTCGTCTGGAATGGAAGTCCTTTTTGTGGGCTTTTAAATGCTCCGAAAGTTCATCGATTCTTTTAGAAAGTAAGGCTACTTGAACTTCGGGCGACCCGGTATCCTTTTTGTGGGTCGCAGTTTTGCTTATAATAGTTACTTTTTCTTCTTTCTTAAGTGCCATACGGTTGGGATTGTATCAAGTTACTTAAAGTTTAGCAATTGGGAGTTTTGTAACAAAAAATATCCTCTCGTATGTGGGATCAGAAAAAATATAAAGTGGCTTTAAGACCAAATACTCCAATATATTATTGTTACCTATTTTCTCCGGCAAGAGATAGCGTTTTTTGTAAAACTCCAATTCTTTCTTATCTGTTCTTTTTAAAGCTTCGGATGTGAATGTATCCGTCTCTTTAAAAACCACAAAGTCGCCTTCTATCCTTACTTCAATCACAACTGTCTTAGAACGATGCCAAACAAAAAGGCTCGGGACTCTTCGCGCCGTTTTGTATTTCCAAAGCTTTGCTGGATGCATTATGCATCCATTTTTCCACATAAGTAGATTCATATTTCAGTTAATGACTTTTTGTACCAATCCTCTGGAAGTTCCTTTGGACCATCTCCAAATTCACTGCAAGTAAAATAGTAATCTTTCCCTATCGAAAATATATAGATTGGGTGGTACTTTATGTAATCTAAAAAATCCCACCTTCCAATAAGAGCAGGAAACAAAAAACGGTTGTTATAATTTTCTAGACGATATTTATTAGTAATGTCTTTTAGACTGTCTGAGGCAACTAATGTTTCCTCAAAGGTAAAGGTATTTTCCTTTAATGATAGTTTGACCAAAACCTCTTTTGCTCTCCCCTCAATTAATAAACGGGGAATTCTTCTTTTTGTTGGCGAACGCCAAACCCTAAAGGGCATTTTTATCAGACCATTTTCCCAATACAAAGCTGGCATGGATTAATGATATCACAAGGCATTAAGGATTGATTTCTTATATCTTGTTGTAATTTTCATAGCTTTTGGAAACTGTAATTTTCATAGCGTAAACTATAGGCATATCGGAAGTTAATCAATCCCACTAGTCGCCGGTACTTCCGGCAAGGAGACATGGAGATGCAACCTAAAACTCCGCGAGTAAATAGTTTCGTTCGGAAGTGTCAACTCCCCGATGAAAATATCAAAGTTGGCACTTGGGTGCTCTGGCAACCCGGAAAGCAGATGATGTCTGATGGGCATGCGTGTACAAAGGAACGCGCCATAGGGGTGGTTGTTGGCAAAACTTGGCTTGATCATATCAAAGTCAAGATAATAAAACCGCTCAAGTACTGCACCCACGAACGAGGTGAAATTATCGTAACGGGAATCGGCGAGCTATGGGTTCAGCAGTAGGCTAGGAGAGGGGCGAGAAAGGAGCATCCGTGCTACTTACTTAGTCCCTCTCGTTTCTTTTCTATTTGGATTTGGTGAATTGGAATTTTGGATTTATTTAGGATTTAGAAATTAGAAATTTAACCCCTCACTCCAAAGATATTTTCTTACTCGCCTGCTGTGATAACCGTTCAGCGAAGGATAACTTCGGTTCTTCGTCTTGATTTAAATATTTGGAGAGAATCTTAGCGATTTTTTCTTGATCTTCTTTTTTAATCAGCATGAACATCCGTCCAGGAAATTTAGCTTTGGTGTTTACATTTAACAGCTGACTCTCATACTTTTTACTAAAGAAAAAGGAAAGCAACCCTTCGTAAGGGTAATTTGTTCCCGCATAAACCACCCCACGCGTGGTAATTTTGTGCTCTATCTCTTCGGGAGCTACAGTTGACAAAACATAGTAAACAAAGGTTAGTGAAAGGATAACCCCAATAAGCAAAAATTCGCGGATAAAAACCAAGATTAGAGAGAGAACAAAAATAATAATAAAAATGGTGGTAAAGTACTGGCGATCGCGCTCTTTAAAGGCGCGGGACGGCGCTTTCCAAGAAAATAGCACCTCCAAAGGCTCAAGGGGCTTTATTTCTTGTTTGACTATTTCTGGTTTAATTTCTTCTTTAGCTTTTCCAATTTGCATACTTTAAATATATCATATTCCTAAATTACCTTTAATGGAAGCTACTTCTTCTTGAATTTTCTGATCAATCCTCAACAGCCCTTCAATCTTTTTTTCTCCATGAATAATAGTGGAATGATCCCGTCCTCCTAACATTCCCCCAACCCCCATGAGCGATGTCCCCACCTCGGTTCTAATCAAATACATGGCAACCTGGCGACCTCGCACAATATTAGCCAACCTGCTTTGCCCAATTAAATCTTTGGCGCGCAAATTGTAAAACGCCGATACCGCATTAATTATTTCGGACATGCTTAAATTTTTAGCTTTTTTTTCTTCGCGGGCAATTTTTAAAGCCTCTCTAGCATCATCAATTGTTATGGGGTTTGGGGAGACTTTAGATTTTAAGACTACTTGCATAAAGGCGCCTTCTAGTTCTCTAATGTTAGATGTAACAGTTTGAGCAACAAAATC is part of the Patescibacteria group bacterium genome and encodes:
- the pnp gene encoding polyribonucleotide nucleotidyltransferase — translated: MNKILKKQTVVNGVSVTLETGVLAPQANMAILATVGETVVLATVVCNEPKLETDFFPLRVDYEEKLYAGGFIKTSRFIKREGRPSDDAVISGRLIDHAIRPLFPKDFMYDTQVVVTVLSHDGVNNPDIVAMTAVSAALSASDIPFNGPFATTRVGMVGGNFVANPPMTEKNGLELDMIMSALKDRVLAVEASAKIVPEDKILGALDFGFKSVQPTISFIEEFAKELEVKKMTYKSKTLDEKLLSSARELVLEDVKKAVVSTWIDRVDATTQMEEKMFKALEGKYTKSDMKRALFELEKEVTRHLIVDEGKRPDGRALDEVRAISCQVGVLPRTHGSGLFMRGLTQSLTVATLGSASLEQLIQNMFGEETKRYMHHYNGPAFSLGEIGNIGNPGRREVGHGALAEKALLPVIPSKDEFPYTIRLVSEILSQQGSSSMAATCGSTLALMDAGIPIKAPVAGIAMGLMADKDESRYVVLTDIANFEDFYGYMDFKMAGTREGITAIQMDIKLPGIPLVLFSEIMEKSKVARLKILDVIEAEIKSPRSALSKHAPKVIQIFVKKDQIGLVIGGGGKTIREIMEKSGATVDIEEKDDKGVVNIAAKDQESLDKAKAIVENLVKEIKAGEIYDGKVMRIVDFGAFVELVPGKEGLLHISEMAHNFVSHPSDVVSEGQVVKVKVLETGMDGKISLSMKALVEAPEGSQPYTPREPRPQREGGFGRPSGSGRFSPDRGKAGMYDSRPSFPRRGPGGTPRFGGPRRRSPGY
- the rpsO gene encoding 30S ribosomal protein S15 — encoded protein: MALKKEEKVTIISKTATHKKDTGSPEVQVALLSKRIDELSEHLKAHKKDFHSRRGLLQMVNKRRRLLMYLSKKSQERYEGLLKLLNLKK